The proteins below are encoded in one region of Stigmatopora argus isolate UIUO_Sarg chromosome 2, RoL_Sarg_1.0, whole genome shotgun sequence:
- the LOC144068557 gene encoding uncharacterized protein LOC144068557 isoform X2 — MDGQGDGDHNGPNLGDLPPTDDSDEEVDDDDDRDDVGDEDEDMESVFLMHLFVNQYMQFFVNPRVQLPPANSDNGNHMSESPNADDIADRQEESDVPVTSDAESRVEEDPQPGPSRNRCGEGDEDEDEMRSSSKYFRWWHEFDNSSDGSTDLDNDEQDPAPCATKKRSRDDLDGNLRLQGDLSHMTMSAHHTHSTKKANDERSLSKVGDFQSECAEDPLLTYADEKARENYDKDNKCGKKRFKR, encoded by the exons ATGGATGGCCAAGGTGACGGGGACCACAACGGTCCGAACC TTGGAGATCTTCCACCCACTGACGACAGCGATGAGGAGgtcgatgacgacgacgaccgcGACGATGTCGGCGATGAGGACGAGGACATGGAATCTGTTTTCCTCATGCATTTGTTTGTCAATCAATACATGCAATTCTTTGTAAACCCGCGAGTGCAACTACCGCCGGCCAACAGCGACAACGGAAACCACATGAGCGAAAGCCCTAACGCCGACGACATCGCCGACCGCCAAGAAGAGTCGGACGTCCCGGTCACGTCCGACGCCGAGTCGAGGGTGGAGGAAGACCCTCAGCCGGGACCGTCGAGGAACAGGTGCGGAGAGGgcgacgaggacgaggacgaaaTGAGGAGCAGTAGCAAATATTTTCGCTGGTGGCACGAGTTCGACAACAGCTCCGACGGCAGCACTGACTTGGATAATGACGAACAAGACCCCGCACCATGCGCCACTAAGAAAAGGTCGCGAGATGACCTGGACGGCAATTTAAGACTACAGGGTGATCTGTCCCACATGACTATGAGCGCCCATCACACTCACAGCACCAAAAAAGCCAACGATGAAAGAAGTCTCTCCAAAGTGGGAGACTTTCAGTCAGAGTGCGCAGAGGACCCCCTCCTAACGTACGCCGATGAAAAGGCCAGAGAAAACTACGACAAAGATAACAAGTGTGGTAAAAAACGATTCAAAAGATGA
- the LOC144068557 gene encoding uncharacterized protein LOC144068557 isoform X1 has protein sequence MDGQGDGDHNGPNRYRTSIPVGDLPPTDDSDEEVDDDDDRDDVGDEDEDMESVFLMHLFVNQYMQFFVNPRVQLPPANSDNGNHMSESPNADDIADRQEESDVPVTSDAESRVEEDPQPGPSRNRCGEGDEDEDEMRSSSKYFRWWHEFDNSSDGSTDLDNDEQDPAPCATKKRSRDDLDGNLRLQGDLSHMTMSAHHTHSTKKANDERSLSKVGDFQSECAEDPLLTYADEKARENYDKDNKCGKKRFKR, from the exons ATGGATGGCCAAGGTGACGGGGACCACAACGGTCCGAACC GCTACCGCACCTCCATTCCAGTTGGAGATCTTCCACCCACTGACGACAGCGATGAGGAGgtcgatgacgacgacgaccgcGACGATGTCGGCGATGAGGACGAGGACATGGAATCTGTTTTCCTCATGCATTTGTTTGTCAATCAATACATGCAATTCTTTGTAAACCCGCGAGTGCAACTACCGCCGGCCAACAGCGACAACGGAAACCACATGAGCGAAAGCCCTAACGCCGACGACATCGCCGACCGCCAAGAAGAGTCGGACGTCCCGGTCACGTCCGACGCCGAGTCGAGGGTGGAGGAAGACCCTCAGCCGGGACCGTCGAGGAACAGGTGCGGAGAGGgcgacgaggacgaggacgaaaTGAGGAGCAGTAGCAAATATTTTCGCTGGTGGCACGAGTTCGACAACAGCTCCGACGGCAGCACTGACTTGGATAATGACGAACAAGACCCCGCACCATGCGCCACTAAGAAAAGGTCGCGAGATGACCTGGACGGCAATTTAAGACTACAGGGTGATCTGTCCCACATGACTATGAGCGCCCATCACACTCACAGCACCAAAAAAGCCAACGATGAAAGAAGTCTCTCCAAAGTGGGAGACTTTCAGTCAGAGTGCGCAGAGGACCCCCTCCTAACGTACGCCGATGAAAAGGCCAGAGAAAACTACGACAAAGATAACAAGTGTGGTAAAAAACGATTCAAAAGATGA